A genome region from Dehalococcoidales bacterium includes the following:
- a CDS encoding phage portal protein, which yields MNETLAAQLARMDLERIKGYRDLLDFYYGRQWEGNGRNKERRLTFNYAKVFIEKVTSYLMAGIAFTVDPADGSAKAVANARQAEAALNRVYHDNYLEQLDLETEIDGAVLGDACYKVIWDAAEKKVRVTAPDIQGIYAWSLGDDTSRLWRIASRYQLSRDEVQYLYGVKSANKTAVVVELWTDHDFELYLDNVLLEAKPNPYGFIPFVLFPNLREPKKFWGVSDLPQIMESQRELNRAMSQLSRILELSGNPIAVLENVEESEDIAIKPGAVWNIPEDAKAYLLDLLQGGGINLHISYIDLIYRALHDLSESPRSAFGGLERDMSGVALEIELQPLLQKVRRKRIIRTAAYNRRNEMILKLLEMCAGEDFGGVPGGGRLKVVWGPVLPRDMETRVGNEQVMVQTGIHSRRTAMGEVGVADPDYEFRRWLEERESILKMNKELNAKTRGGGARESALTSRLEGVEE from the coding sequence ATGAATGAAACACTGGCGGCGCAGCTGGCCCGGATGGACCTGGAAAGAATCAAGGGCTATCGGGACCTCCTGGATTTCTATTACGGGCGGCAGTGGGAGGGTAATGGCCGGAACAAGGAAAGGCGCCTGACCTTTAACTACGCTAAGGTATTTATCGAAAAGGTTACCTCTTACCTGATGGCCGGCATCGCCTTTACCGTGGACCCGGCGGACGGTTCCGCTAAAGCTGTGGCAAACGCCCGGCAGGCGGAGGCCGCCCTCAACCGCGTCTATCATGATAACTACCTGGAGCAGCTTGACCTGGAGACGGAAATAGACGGGGCGGTGCTGGGTGACGCCTGCTATAAGGTAATCTGGGACGCCGCGGAAAAAAAGGTCCGGGTCACCGCGCCGGATATCCAGGGCATTTACGCCTGGAGCCTGGGGGATGACACCTCCCGCTTGTGGCGTATCGCCTCCCGCTACCAGCTTTCCCGCGATGAGGTACAGTACCTTTACGGCGTGAAGTCCGCTAATAAGACGGCGGTGGTCGTTGAGCTGTGGACCGACCACGATTTTGAGCTGTATCTGGATAACGTTCTGCTGGAAGCCAAGCCCAATCCCTACGGCTTTATCCCCTTCGTGCTTTTTCCCAATCTGCGGGAGCCCAAGAAGTTCTGGGGCGTGTCTGATTTGCCGCAAATCATGGAGAGCCAGCGGGAGCTTAACCGCGCCATGAGCCAGCTTTCCCGCATCCTGGAGTTGTCCGGTAACCCCATCGCCGTGCTGGAAAATGTGGAGGAGTCGGAGGACATCGCCATCAAGCCGGGTGCCGTCTGGAATATCCCGGAGGACGCCAAGGCCTACCTGCTGGACCTGCTTCAGGGCGGCGGCATCAATCTGCACATTAGTTATATCGACCTTATTTACCGCGCCCTGCATGATTTATCGGAGTCCCCGCGTTCGGCTTTCGGCGGGCTGGAGCGGGATATGTCCGGCGTGGCCTTGGAGATAGAGCTCCAGCCTCTTCTGCAAAAGGTGCGGCGCAAGCGCATTATCCGCACCGCCGCCTACAACCGCCGCAATGAGATGATATTGAAGCTCCTGGAGATGTGCGCCGGGGAGGACTTCGGCGGCGTGCCCGGCGGCGGGCGTTTGAAGGTGGTGTGGGGGCCGGTGCTGCCCCGGGACATGGAGACCCGCGTCGGCAACGAGCAGGTGATGGTGCAGACCGGCATCCATTCCCGCCGCACCGCTATGGGCGAGGTGGGCGTGGCCGACCCCGATTACGAGTTCCGCAGGTGGCTGGAGGAAAGGGAGTCCATTCTCAAGATGAATAAAGAGCTTAACGCTAAGACCAGGGGCGGCGGCGCGAGAGAGAGTGCTTTGACGTCCCGCCTGGAAGGCGTTGAGGAGTAA
- a CDS encoding response regulator transcription factor, which yields MEKVKVFLSHPQILFREGIHFILSGEEDFEVTGETTGNEEAFALIQANPPSIAILSQHDAKADGLDVTRRIRRNQPSVYVILIMDKKEPEEIFLVIKSGASACLTKDTEPEHLLDIIRVVAQGSLPIMEELFNPALASLVITEFEELAVLNEQVGDLLANLAPKELQILSSIAAGNNLEQVIAKLDMSEEVIRRNIRLVLNNLVANEQARTVIEAAQRSYPAIMRSGKKDLKNSDYITRAEFNEFKDRLMERLKSLIV from the coding sequence ATGGAAAAAGTCAAAGTTTTCCTATCGCACCCGCAGATACTTTTCCGTGAGGGAATACATTTTATCCTTTCCGGGGAAGAAGATTTTGAAGTTACCGGTGAGACGACCGGCAACGAAGAGGCATTTGCCCTTATCCAGGCCAACCCACCTTCCATAGCCATTCTCTCCCAGCACGATGCCAAAGCGGACGGGCTGGACGTCACCCGGCGTATACGGCGCAACCAGCCCTCCGTGTACGTTATCCTCATCATGGACAAAAAAGAACCGGAAGAAATATTCCTGGTTATCAAGAGCGGCGCCAGCGCCTGCCTGACCAAAGATACGGAGCCGGAACACCTGCTGGACATAATCAGGGTAGTAGCCCAGGGCAGCCTGCCCATCATGGAAGAGCTTTTCAATCCCGCTTTAGCCTCCCTGGTCATTACCGAGTTCGAGGAACTGGCCGTCCTGAATGAGCAGGTAGGCGATTTGCTGGCCAACCTCGCGCCCAAGGAACTCCAAATCCTTTCCAGCATCGCCGCCGGCAACAACCTGGAGCAGGTCATCGCCAAGCTTGACATGAGCGAGGAAGTCATCCGCCGCAATATCAGGCTGGTGCTGAATAACCTCGTGGCCAACGAGCAGGCGCGCACGGTCATCGAGGCCGCGCAGCGGAGCTATCCCGCCATCATGCGCTCCGGCAAAAAAGACCTGAAAAACAGCGATTACATAACCCGTGCGGAGTTCAATGAATTTAAAGACCGTTTGATGGAACGTCTGAAGTCGCTCATCGTTTAG
- a CDS encoding major capsid protein, producing the protein MALTLAEAAKLSNDLLMQGVVETIVKDSPVLQRLPFVEIVGNGLTYNRENALPGIDFYDVGDTWTESTPTFTQVTANLKIMGGDADVDNFLKATRSNIQDLETAVVELKAKALRQKFEEVFIYGDSAVNTRQFDGLKKMINTGSAGSQVIAMGATGATLTLNKLDELIDAVKGGKPDMLLMSRRSRRKINALIRAAGGMTDTDRDQWGNFVQLWDSVVIGVNDWILDTHVLSGSVETATTGGACSTIYAIQFGEGALCGLTSPGHLQAESVGSLETKDASRTRVKWYVSMALFSSIKAAALIGVQE; encoded by the coding sequence ATGGCTTTAACACTAGCGGAAGCAGCCAAACTATCCAATGACCTGCTCATGCAGGGAGTAGTGGAGACCATCGTCAAAGACTCCCCGGTCCTCCAGCGCCTCCCCTTCGTTGAAATCGTCGGCAACGGCCTCACCTACAACCGGGAAAACGCCCTGCCCGGTATAGACTTCTATGATGTCGGCGATACCTGGACGGAGTCCACCCCCACCTTTACCCAGGTGACGGCCAACCTGAAAATCATGGGCGGGGACGCGGACGTGGACAACTTCCTCAAGGCCACCCGCAGCAATATCCAGGACCTGGAGACGGCGGTGGTGGAGCTCAAAGCCAAGGCGCTCCGGCAGAAATTCGAGGAAGTCTTTATCTACGGCGATAGCGCCGTTAATACCAGGCAGTTTGACGGCCTCAAAAAGATGATTAACACCGGCTCCGCCGGCAGCCAGGTCATCGCCATGGGCGCCACCGGTGCTACCCTCACCCTGAACAAGCTGGATGAGCTTATCGATGCCGTTAAAGGCGGTAAGCCGGACATGCTCCTGATGAGCCGCCGCTCCCGGCGCAAGATTAACGCCCTTATCCGCGCCGCCGGCGGCATGACCGATACTGACCGCGACCAGTGGGGGAACTTCGTCCAGTTGTGGGACAGCGTCGTCATCGGCGTTAACGACTGGATTCTGGATACCCATGTGCTTTCCGGCAGCGTGGAGACCGCCACCACCGGCGGTGCCTGCTCCACCATCTATGCCATCCAGTTCGGCGAGGGCGCCCTCTGCGGGCTCACCAGCCCGGGCCATCTTCAGGCGGAGTCGGTAGGCTCGCTGGAGACCAAGGATGCCTCCAGGACCAGGGTCAAGTGGTATGTCTCCATGGCTCTCTTCAGCTCCATCAAGGCGGCCGCCCTCATCGGCGTGCAGGAATAA
- a CDS encoding signal peptidase I: protein MKRAIGLILVAAACIVAFLSVRGNLPFMPIYGHSMEPALQSGGLLMIKSINPEDIQVGDIIVYTIPPMVRSYYNYPPTIAHRVTKVNTVPSLSFRTQGDNTGEDPFTVRPDDIRGTVGSQIPYIGLPLLFFQSQQGIIFAIIALALLAIFLYGNELVRGGGWLHQRIFSPVINEEKRSSRMLTRKIEITEKKIDATEQALIQFSGAVSEYAKHLASHTSAIQSLAEASQELKKGAAEQNRVLTMIIDNVIINQRKQETPHPKEEVPPPTPPKPERPEVKLAHEMPDLRGKPLPPGCARGQYQKLTPHEILEKWKVRINQV from the coding sequence ATGAAACGCGCCATCGGACTTATTTTAGTCGCAGCAGCCTGCATCGTGGCGTTCCTCTCGGTAAGAGGGAACCTGCCGTTCATGCCCATCTACGGCCACAGCATGGAGCCGGCGCTGCAAAGCGGCGGGCTGTTGATGATAAAGTCCATCAACCCAGAGGATATACAGGTAGGCGATATCATTGTATATACCATCCCGCCGATGGTGCGCAGCTACTACAACTATCCACCTACCATCGCCCACCGGGTGACAAAGGTCAATACGGTGCCGTCACTCAGCTTCCGTACCCAGGGCGATAACACCGGCGAAGACCCGTTTACGGTCAGGCCGGATGATATCAGAGGCACGGTCGGCAGCCAGATACCCTACATCGGCCTGCCGCTCCTTTTCTTCCAGAGCCAGCAGGGCATCATATTCGCCATTATCGCGCTGGCGCTACTGGCGATATTTCTCTACGGCAACGAGCTGGTCCGCGGCGGCGGCTGGCTGCACCAGCGTATTTTTTCCCCTGTCATCAATGAAGAAAAGCGTTCCAGCCGCATGCTGACGCGCAAGATTGAAATAACGGAAAAGAAGATAGACGCCACCGAACAGGCGCTGATCCAGTTTTCCGGGGCCGTATCCGAATATGCCAAACACCTGGCCAGCCATACCAGCGCCATCCAGAGCCTGGCCGAGGCATCACAGGAGCTGAAGAAAGGCGCCGCCGAACAGAACCGCGTCCTGACGATGATTATAGATAACGTGATCATTAACCAGCGCAAACAGGAAACACCCCACCCAAAAGAAGAAGTCCCACCACCCACACCGCCCAAGCCGGAAAGACCGGAAGTAAAATTGGCACATGAAATGCCGGACCTAAGAGGAAAGCCGCTGCCCCCCGGCTGCGCCAGAGGGCAATATCAGAAACTGACCCCGCACGAAATCCTGGAAAAGTGGAAAGTCCGGATAAATCAGGTATAG
- a CDS encoding helix-turn-helix transcriptional regulator, which translates to MSYSNNDLGKILKQQRITVPLTLQELAAESGVSSSHLGRIERGERFPSARILRKIAKPLGFDEDELFTLAGFLSPQTSGTAEESTSRYASRQLDPYVARMLSEEPPEIQRAVIGILSLLKSVAKGISK; encoded by the coding sequence ATGAGCTATAGCAATAATGATTTAGGCAAAATACTCAAACAACAGCGCATCACGGTACCGCTTACTCTCCAGGAACTGGCTGCAGAATCGGGTGTTTCCTCTTCTCACCTGGGGCGCATCGAAAGAGGAGAACGCTTTCCCTCGGCGCGTATTTTACGCAAAATAGCCAAGCCTCTAGGCTTTGACGAGGACGAATTGTTCACCCTGGCCGGCTTCCTTTCCCCACAGACATCCGGGACGGCGGAAGAAAGCACCTCCCGGTACGCCAGCCGCCAACTGGACCCATATGTGGCCAGGATGCTGTCAGAAGAACCGCCGGAGATACAACGCGCCGTTATCGGCATTCTCAGTCTGCTCAAGAGCGTGGCAAAAGGTATTTCCAAATAA
- a CDS encoding response regulator transcription factor → MKVLVIEDDPGIIEVVSLCFQLRWSGTTVISAANGHKGVSLVETESPDVVILDIGLPDMDGYQVLKEVRRFSDVPVLMLTVRGEDTDVAKGLELGADDYITKPFSHIELIARVQAVLRRSQGLAVNDEERPFTSGKLSVDFNRNEVLLAGQPVKLTSTERKLLYYLIRNEGRILSHESLLAKVWGDTYVDARDLLRVHIQHLRQKLEDNTEIPNIIVTEHGIGYKFIRPSGT, encoded by the coding sequence ATGAAAGTTCTGGTTATCGAGGATGACCCCGGGATTATCGAGGTTGTGTCCCTTTGCTTCCAGCTGCGCTGGAGCGGCACCACGGTCATTTCCGCCGCCAACGGCCATAAAGGCGTAAGCCTGGTGGAAACGGAAAGCCCGGACGTGGTTATCCTGGATATAGGCCTGCCGGACATGGACGGCTACCAGGTATTAAAGGAAGTCCGCCGCTTTTCCGATGTGCCGGTGCTGATGCTCACCGTAAGAGGGGAAGACACGGACGTAGCTAAAGGGCTGGAACTGGGCGCCGACGACTATATCACCAAACCGTTCAGCCATATCGAACTGATTGCCAGGGTGCAGGCGGTGCTACGCCGCTCCCAGGGCCTGGCGGTGAATGACGAGGAGCGCCCCTTCACCAGCGGCAAGCTTTCCGTGGACTTCAACCGCAACGAGGTGCTGCTGGCCGGACAGCCGGTCAAACTCACCTCAACGGAAAGAAAGCTCCTCTACTACCTCATCAGGAACGAAGGCCGCATTCTCTCCCACGAAAGCTTGCTGGCCAAGGTCTGGGGAGATACCTATGTCGATGCGCGCGACCTGTTGCGCGTACACATTCAACACCTCCGACAAAAACTGGAAGACAACACGGAGATACCCAACATCATCGTCACGGAACACGGCATAGGCTATAAGTTTATCCGCCCCAGCGGCACCTAA
- a CDS encoding DUF6612 family protein — translation MKIYYRMATVGLLLAGILLGFLPGCGGDDTVNISVEELNQGVRENLPNLHSYQTDIQMTMNAEGEVEGETANLNYTLQGQNTIDLTAKKSKMEMTATITGKSGTENIDQKTDLTNYIFDDISYTGTVAEGSDMEWSQKPASSSVWEEEQQSEQMIYLFENSEIKTLKAETVDGEQCFMVELKPDNLALWDAVMSQMGDSSEDSTDDVMGNSIKDTTVKFWFVQDTLFFKKVYIMMDIQVDATSIGASSGYINYELEMTIVYDNHNQSFNIVLPEEALQS, via the coding sequence ATGAAAATATATTACCGTATGGCAACCGTTGGCCTGCTGCTGGCGGGGATATTACTCGGATTCCTGCCGGGCTGCGGAGGTGACGACACCGTAAATATCTCCGTCGAGGAACTAAACCAGGGCGTCCGGGAGAACCTGCCCAACCTGCATTCCTATCAAACGGATATCCAGATGACGATGAATGCCGAGGGTGAGGTGGAAGGGGAAACAGCGAACCTCAACTATACGCTCCAGGGGCAGAACACGATAGACCTTACAGCTAAAAAGTCGAAAATGGAAATGACCGCCACCATCACGGGAAAAAGCGGGACGGAAAACATCGACCAAAAGACCGACCTGACCAACTATATTTTCGACGATATCTCCTACACCGGGACCGTCGCTGAAGGCAGCGATATGGAATGGTCCCAAAAGCCGGCTTCAAGCTCAGTCTGGGAAGAAGAACAGCAATCCGAGCAAATGATATACCTTTTCGAGAATTCAGAGATAAAGACCCTGAAAGCGGAAACCGTGGACGGAGAGCAGTGCTTCATGGTAGAGCTGAAACCGGATAATCTGGCGCTCTGGGACGCGGTGATGAGCCAGATGGGCGACTCTTCCGAAGACTCGACTGATGATGTAATGGGCAACTCCATCAAGGATACGACAGTGAAATTCTGGTTTGTCCAGGACACCCTGTTTTTCAAGAAAGTATATATTATGATGGACATACAAGTAGATGCCACCTCCATAGGGGCCAGCTCCGGCTATATAAATTACGAACTGGAAATGACCATTGTCTACGATAACCACAACCAGAGTTTCAATATCGTGCTGCCGGAGGAAGCCCTGCAAAGCTAA
- a CDS encoding helix-turn-helix domain-containing protein, translating into MPILDNYLNVLEASRRLKIHPETVKRLCRQGDLPANKIHNTWLINKDILDNFAGTYNPSPGARKRLIT; encoded by the coding sequence ATGCCGATACTGGATAACTACCTGAATGTCCTGGAGGCCAGCCGCCGCCTCAAGATACACCCGGAGACGGTAAAACGGCTCTGCCGCCAGGGCGACCTCCCGGCGAACAAGATTCACAACACCTGGCTCATCAATAAAGACATCCTGGACAACTTCGCCGGCACGTACAATCCAAGTCCAGGAGCCAGGAAAAGATTGATTACGTGA
- a CDS encoding HAMP domain-containing sensor histidine kinase: protein MESKEEEWLQFIDTLSHELKTPLTSIIAAAGLLEEELQTGDESHRKLIQTIIRNSNSLESRLAELLDIVKTGSGRLQLQVEPVDIKSLILGTCMQISPLMRNKGQKLTTEIPESIPIVQGDGQRLEQVLLNLMNNATKFTPDGGNINVKVNRQDTGLIIAVKDDGIGIAKEEQDRLFKPYSRLHADRQRHPGLGLGLALSKQVVELHGGRIWVESEAGKGSTFSFFLPLRSAKLAAAH, encoded by the coding sequence ATGGAAAGCAAAGAAGAGGAATGGCTGCAGTTTATAGATACCCTCAGCCACGAGCTTAAAACACCGCTTACATCTATCATCGCCGCCGCCGGCCTGCTGGAAGAGGAACTCCAAACCGGAGACGAATCACACCGGAAGCTTATCCAGACGATTATCCGCAACTCCAACTCACTGGAGTCGCGCCTGGCCGAGCTGCTGGATATAGTCAAAACGGGCAGCGGCAGGCTCCAGCTCCAGGTAGAACCGGTGGATATAAAGTCGCTCATCCTGGGCACCTGCATGCAAATCAGCCCCCTGATGCGCAACAAAGGGCAGAAACTGACCACGGAAATCCCCGAATCCATACCCATCGTCCAGGGGGACGGGCAGCGACTGGAGCAGGTATTGCTCAACCTGATGAACAACGCCACCAAGTTCACCCCGGACGGCGGCAATATCAACGTGAAAGTAAACCGGCAGGACACCGGCCTGATTATAGCAGTCAAGGACGACGGCATCGGCATCGCCAAAGAGGAGCAGGACCGGCTGTTTAAACCTTACAGTCGGCTCCACGCGGACAGACAGCGCCATCCCGGTTTGGGCCTGGGACTGGCTTTATCCAAGCAGGTGGTAGAACTGCACGGCGGCAGAATCTGGGTGGAGAGCGAAGCGGGCAAAGGCAGCACTTTTTCTTTCTTCTTACCTCTGCGGTCCGCCAAGCTGGCCGCGGCCCATTAA